In Streptomyces thermolilacinus SPC6, a single genomic region encodes these proteins:
- a CDS encoding ATP-binding protein, producing the protein MTTAGERRGRDRVLLLERESELQTIERSLDSLCGTSPEGGLTTRQGGVLGFAGPAGVGKTTLLKRLRRRARARGCTVLSASGGEQERQVPFHVMRQFVQPVFAAMPQDERRQILGDWYDIVAPATGLSAPKPDASPDPQGVRDGLDWVITNLSVRMGPVVLTLDDVHWADPESLAWITAFASRAAELGMLIAVACRPDELPQEAMRLHALVARDRSLAHELSPLTAGAVSRIVRTVLGENADELFCRECWAITGGNPFEVVELTEKGRLRGLAPREESIPQLRDLASAVKGSGLIERLEQLGPSAMRLAWAAAVVGSGVPTSIVGTVAALGESQLTDAIAQLDKGRILTSLDSIKHDRVVEFLHPLIATAVYRSIPHGVRVGMHGVAAQALVNEGFGATAAARHMLEMHPEGDPWVVQQLRCAARDSFSAGAPEAARRYLARALREPPDIEDRAEVLFELGSANLPHEPATTVNQLRAALEEPKIGQDLREVVTYRLAQALAHTGQMEEATELLAEEASSTTSSRTRLRMQAEQFKWNAVNAADPDSCGRSRLLSQFAKRLTGRDLAERHILGLRAWDIVMRGEPVAQSLHYAERALRGGMSWTDQDFGFEVPAVIALTLMYCDQPGRAEELFQEGIAEFEAKGWRGAHLSFAYTLLGYIRFRRGRLAEAEDFVRSGLQIADRVDRGIPAQLYAVGTLIETLLARGRADEAQRIADRYRFGEEDRKTVVYPDPQAVRGKLLLARGRIDEAVQQLTAAGERLKRRGTHNPSWSPWQLDLALALAGRRPDDAQAHADEAVSRARAFGTASAIGQALRVAAAVAEPTRAASLLAEAVDHLEQSPAAYELAHALVDHGTVLRAIGDLDHAAQQLYRGMETAVACGADALATRVRDQLAAAGLRPRRPVHAVRDTLTTREEAAAVLAAEGHDNAVIAGRLGSDEQSVSEVLSAVFTKLGTDRLGLRRALGV; encoded by the coding sequence ATGACAACGGCAGGTGAGCGGCGGGGACGGGACCGGGTCCTGTTGCTGGAACGGGAATCCGAACTCCAGACCATCGAGCGGTCGCTCGACAGCCTGTGCGGCACCTCGCCCGAAGGCGGCCTCACCACCCGGCAGGGCGGGGTGCTCGGATTCGCCGGACCGGCCGGAGTGGGCAAGACCACGCTCCTCAAGCGCCTCCGCCGACGCGCCCGCGCACGCGGCTGCACCGTGCTCTCCGCGAGCGGCGGCGAACAGGAGCGGCAGGTCCCGTTCCATGTCATGCGCCAGTTCGTGCAACCCGTCTTCGCCGCCATGCCGCAGGACGAACGCCGCCAGATCCTCGGCGACTGGTACGACATCGTCGCCCCCGCCACCGGACTGTCCGCGCCCAAACCCGACGCCAGCCCCGACCCCCAGGGCGTCCGCGACGGCCTCGACTGGGTCATCACCAACCTCTCCGTACGCATGGGCCCCGTCGTCCTCACCCTCGACGACGTCCACTGGGCCGACCCGGAGTCCCTCGCCTGGATCACCGCCTTCGCCTCCCGCGCCGCGGAGCTCGGCATGCTGATCGCCGTCGCCTGCCGCCCCGACGAACTGCCGCAGGAGGCCATGCGCCTGCACGCCCTCGTCGCGCGCGACCGCTCCCTCGCCCACGAGCTGTCCCCGCTCACCGCCGGCGCCGTCAGCCGCATCGTCCGCACCGTCCTCGGGGAGAACGCCGACGAGCTGTTCTGCCGCGAGTGCTGGGCCATCACCGGCGGCAACCCGTTCGAGGTCGTGGAGCTCACCGAGAAGGGCCGCCTGCGCGGCCTCGCCCCGCGCGAGGAGAGCATCCCGCAACTCCGCGACCTCGCCTCCGCCGTCAAGGGCAGCGGCCTCATAGAACGGCTCGAACAGCTCGGCCCCTCCGCCATGCGCCTCGCCTGGGCCGCGGCGGTCGTCGGCAGCGGCGTCCCCACCAGCATCGTCGGGACCGTCGCCGCCCTCGGCGAGTCCCAGCTCACCGACGCCATCGCGCAGCTCGACAAGGGCCGCATCCTGACCAGCCTGGACAGCATCAAGCACGACCGGGTCGTCGAGTTCCTCCATCCGCTGATCGCCACCGCCGTGTACCGGTCCATCCCGCACGGCGTGCGCGTCGGCATGCACGGCGTGGCCGCCCAGGCCCTCGTGAACGAAGGGTTCGGCGCCACGGCCGCCGCCCGCCACATGCTGGAGATGCACCCGGAAGGCGACCCGTGGGTCGTCCAGCAGCTGCGCTGTGCCGCCCGCGACAGCTTCTCCGCCGGAGCTCCCGAGGCGGCCCGCCGCTACCTCGCCCGCGCCCTGCGCGAACCCCCGGACATCGAGGACCGCGCGGAGGTCCTGTTCGAACTCGGCTCCGCCAACCTGCCGCACGAGCCCGCCACCACCGTCAACCAGCTGCGCGCCGCCCTGGAGGAGCCCAAAATCGGGCAGGACCTGCGGGAGGTCGTCACCTACCGGCTGGCGCAGGCCTTGGCCCACACCGGGCAGATGGAGGAGGCCACCGAACTCCTCGCCGAGGAGGCCAGCTCCACCACCAGCAGCCGCACCCGCCTGCGCATGCAGGCCGAGCAGTTCAAGTGGAACGCGGTCAACGCCGCCGACCCGGACTCGTGCGGCCGCTCCCGGCTGCTGTCCCAGTTCGCCAAGCGCCTCACCGGCCGCGACCTCGCCGAACGGCACATCCTCGGCCTGCGCGCCTGGGACATCGTGATGCGCGGCGAGCCCGTCGCCCAGTCCCTCCACTACGCCGAGCGGGCCCTGCGCGGCGGGATGAGCTGGACCGACCAGGACTTCGGCTTCGAGGTACCGGCCGTCATCGCCCTCACCCTGATGTACTGCGACCAGCCCGGCCGCGCCGAGGAGCTGTTCCAGGAGGGCATCGCCGAGTTCGAGGCCAAGGGCTGGCGCGGCGCCCACCTCTCCTTCGCGTACACGCTCCTCGGATACATCCGCTTCCGGCGCGGGCGGCTCGCGGAGGCCGAGGACTTCGTCCGCAGCGGCCTCCAGATCGCCGACCGGGTGGACCGCGGCATCCCCGCCCAGCTGTACGCGGTCGGCACGCTGATCGAGACGCTCCTCGCCCGCGGCCGCGCCGACGAGGCCCAGCGGATCGCCGACCGCTACCGCTTCGGCGAGGAAGACCGCAAGACCGTCGTCTACCCCGACCCGCAAGCCGTCCGGGGCAAGCTGCTGCTGGCCCGCGGCAGGATCGACGAGGCGGTCCAGCAGCTCACCGCCGCCGGTGAACGGCTCAAGCGGCGCGGCACGCACAATCCGTCCTGGAGCCCCTGGCAGCTGGACCTCGCCCTGGCCCTGGCCGGCCGACGGCCCGACGACGCGCAGGCCCACGCCGACGAGGCCGTCTCCCGCGCCCGCGCGTTCGGCACCGCCAGCGCGATCGGCCAGGCCCTGCGGGTCGCCGCGGCGGTCGCCGAGCCCACCCGTGCGGCGTCCCTGCTCGCCGAGGCCGTCGACCACCTGGAGCAGTCGCCCGCCGCGTACGAACTGGCGCACGCGCTCGTGGACCACGGCACCGTGCTGCGCGCCATCGGCGACCTCGACCATGCCGCGCAGCAGCTCTACCGGGGCATGGAGACCGCCGTCGCCTGCGGCGCGGACGCCCTCGCCACCCGGGTGCGTGACCAGCTCGCCGCGGCGGGGCTGCGGCCCCGGCGCCCGGTGCACGCCGTCCGGGACACCCTGACGACCCGTGAGGAGGCGGCGGCCGTGCTGGCGGCGGAGGGCCACGACAACGCGGTCATCGCCGGGCGACTCGGCAGTGACGAGCAGTCCGTTTCGGAGGTGCTGTCGGCCGTGTTCACCAAGCTCGGCACCGACCGGCTCGGCCTGCGCCGCGCCCTGGGCGTGTGA
- a CDS encoding cytochrome P450 yields MTRNRTTRTRTGATEASGGQDTAGRAPMAPGRLPLLGHALQLSRGPIAFLESLRGVAPVVRVDLGGWPLHVLTDPALIHTVLVGEAHAFGRGRIFEKLRPLFGNGIATTDGALHRKQRRLMQPAFQRNRISRYAELMCREADTMAASWTAGARIRVDREMRRFALSAVAGMIFSGDVDQPAVREVHRSFPIILEGMLVRTVMPKAFDRLPIPLNRRFNAAATRLRSIIDEVVAAYGPEDSGRDDLISLLLASKDPETGDTMSAEQVRDELITILFGGTETASTTLAWIFHELARHPDVEARVHAEVDTVVGDRPVRPEDLASLTYTKRVFEESLRLHSPLLFTRRPLTPVTLGGVALPAGAEIAYSPYALHRDPELFADPTAFDTERWNDTDPSRVLPRLDSFIPFGAGQHKCIGDAFAVAEILTAVASVARRWRLEPVPGTTVKEVPAGIPLPDALPMICVPRR; encoded by the coding sequence ATGACCCGCAACCGCACCACCCGCACCCGCACCGGCGCCACCGAGGCGTCCGGCGGCCAGGACACGGCCGGGCGCGCCCCCATGGCGCCCGGCAGGCTGCCGCTCCTCGGCCACGCCCTCCAGCTGTCGCGCGGCCCCATCGCGTTCCTGGAGTCGCTGCGCGGCGTCGCCCCCGTCGTCCGCGTGGACCTCGGCGGCTGGCCCCTGCACGTCCTGACCGACCCCGCCCTCATCCACACCGTCCTCGTCGGCGAGGCCCACGCGTTCGGACGCGGCCGCATCTTCGAGAAGCTGCGTCCCCTCTTCGGCAACGGGATCGCCACCACCGACGGCGCGCTCCACCGCAAACAACGCCGCCTCATGCAACCGGCGTTCCAGCGCAACCGCATCTCCCGCTACGCGGAGCTGATGTGCCGCGAGGCGGACACGATGGCCGCCTCCTGGACCGCGGGAGCGCGGATCCGCGTCGACCGGGAGATGCGCCGGTTCGCCCTCTCCGCCGTCGCCGGGATGATCTTCTCCGGCGACGTGGACCAGCCCGCCGTACGCGAGGTCCACCGCTCGTTCCCGATCATCCTGGAGGGCATGCTCGTCCGCACGGTCATGCCCAAGGCGTTCGACCGGCTGCCGATCCCGCTCAACCGCCGCTTCAACGCCGCCGCCACCCGCCTGCGGTCCATCATCGACGAGGTCGTCGCCGCGTACGGCCCCGAGGACAGCGGCCGCGACGACCTCATCTCCCTGCTGCTCGCCAGCAAGGACCCCGAGACCGGCGACACGATGAGCGCCGAACAGGTCCGCGACGAGCTCATCACCATCCTGTTCGGCGGTACGGAGACCGCCTCCACCACCCTTGCCTGGATCTTCCACGAACTGGCCCGCCACCCCGACGTGGAGGCGCGCGTCCACGCCGAGGTGGACACGGTCGTCGGCGACCGCCCCGTACGGCCCGAGGACCTCGCCTCGCTCACGTACACCAAGAGGGTCTTCGAGGAGTCCCTGCGGCTCCACTCGCCGCTGCTGTTCACCCGGCGGCCCCTGACCCCGGTCACCCTCGGCGGCGTCGCCCTCCCCGCCGGAGCCGAGATCGCCTACAGTCCCTACGCGCTCCACCGCGACCCGGAACTCTTCGCCGACCCCACCGCCTTCGACACGGAACGGTGGAACGACACCGACCCGTCCCGCGTACTGCCGCGCCTCGACAGCTTCATCCCGTTCGGCGCGGGCCAGCACAAGTGCATCGGGGACGCCTTCGCCGTCGCCGAGATCCTCACCGCCGTCGCGAGCGTCGCCCGCCGCTGGCGCCTGGAACCCGTCCCCGGCACCACGGTGAAGGAGGTGCCCGCCGGTATCCCGCTGCCCGACGCGCTGCCCATGATCTGCGTGCCGCGCCGTTGA
- a CDS encoding terpene synthase family protein: MPHLDPFTVPEFHLPFDNSKDPAGDRANAEATAWAVDRGLIEAGASEQFAGIGFGHLAARVSRDAPYERLLLLSQWMAWSFVLDDQHDLLIRAGRVRDWQPISDAITRHVSGGERTGAPRPALDNPLVASFAELCDGIMAGMTPLLQARYRRHVPRMLRSLDEEAANRLPGHRPTVEDYVLTRRHSSQLLPMMDMVEADQGIEVPDEAHRTPALRELMWSAIDVISWGNDVFSLPKEYSCGDTNNLAALLAHWHGLTLPEAVRAVEQRIHDRVEEFRAAARDLPRTLDALGVTDPAARTAVEHRVRGYEDWMIGADLWQRHDCTRYRDERFAAGLEAAYTRPDLVSVA; the protein is encoded by the coding sequence ATGCCCCATCTCGACCCTTTTACCGTTCCGGAATTTCATCTTCCCTTTGATAACTCCAAGGACCCCGCCGGTGACCGCGCCAACGCCGAGGCGACCGCCTGGGCCGTCGACCGGGGCCTCATAGAGGCCGGGGCGAGCGAGCAGTTCGCGGGCATCGGATTCGGCCACCTCGCCGCCCGCGTCAGCCGTGACGCCCCCTATGAACGGCTGCTCCTGCTGTCCCAGTGGATGGCCTGGTCCTTCGTCCTGGACGACCAGCACGACCTGCTCATCAGGGCCGGCCGCGTCCGCGACTGGCAGCCCATCTCCGACGCCATCACCCGCCACGTCTCCGGTGGCGAGCGGACCGGGGCGCCCCGGCCCGCGCTGGACAACCCGCTCGTGGCGTCCTTCGCCGAACTCTGCGACGGCATCATGGCCGGGATGACCCCGCTCCTCCAAGCCCGCTACCGGCGTCACGTCCCGCGCATGCTCCGCTCCCTGGACGAGGAGGCCGCCAACCGGCTTCCCGGACACCGCCCCACCGTCGAGGACTACGTCCTGACCCGCCGCCACAGCTCCCAGCTCCTGCCCATGATGGACATGGTGGAGGCCGACCAGGGCATAGAGGTCCCCGACGAGGCCCACCGGACCCCCGCCCTGCGTGAACTGATGTGGAGCGCCATCGACGTCATCTCCTGGGGCAACGACGTGTTCTCGCTGCCCAAGGAGTACTCCTGCGGAGACACCAACAACCTCGCCGCCCTCCTCGCCCACTGGCACGGCCTCACCCTGCCCGAGGCCGTACGGGCGGTGGAGCAGCGCATCCACGACCGCGTCGAGGAGTTCCGCGCGGCCGCCCGCGACCTGCCCCGCACCCTCGACGCGCTCGGCGTCACCGACCCCGCCGCCCGCACCGCCGTGGAACACCGCGTCCGCGGCTACGAGGACTGGATGATCGGCGCCGACCTCTGGCAGCGCCACGACTGCACGCGGTACCGGGACGAGCGCTTCGCCGCCGGGCTCGAAGCCGCGTACACCCGCCCGGACCTGGTCTCAGTGGCCTGA
- a CDS encoding M4 family metallopeptidase, which yields MSPNSRTSRRTLRAAALAATAAMVVVGVQSGTATAGDAATGSVTPDRAAGATALPLAAADRVAAIRSAQAGAATTAERLGLDTAREKLVVRDVVKDADGTVHTRYERTYAGIPVLGGDLVVHTSKDGRTKGVTKATHAKIAVASTEAALAPAAARKGALAAAAAEEEVTGTPSAVAPRKVIWAASGKPTLAYETVVHGLQHDGTPSELHVITDAATGKELYSYQAVETGSGTSQYSGTVPLGTTATGSGYTLTDAARGGHRTYDLNGGTSGTGTLFTDADDTWGNGLPTNRQTAAVDAHYGAALTWDFYKSELGRNGIAGDGKAAYSRVHYGNAYVNAFWQDSCFCMTYGDGANNARPLTSIDVAGHEMTHGLTSRTAGLRYSGESGGLNEATSDILGTSVEFHANNPNDPGDYLIGEKIDIRGNGTPLRYMDKPSKDGSSADFWSRSVARMDVHHSSGVGNHFFYLLSEGSGAKTINGVSYDSPTYDGTPVTGIGRVKAYQIWYKALSVYMTSSTNYAGARTATLQAATDLYGANSAEYQAVAKAWAAVNVK from the coding sequence GTGTCCCCGAACTCCCGCACCTCGCGGCGTACTCTGCGCGCCGCCGCCCTCGCCGCCACCGCCGCCATGGTCGTCGTGGGCGTGCAGTCCGGCACCGCCACGGCCGGTGACGCCGCCACCGGTTCCGTGACACCGGACCGTGCCGCCGGCGCGACGGCCCTCCCGCTCGCCGCCGCCGACCGTGTGGCCGCCATCCGCTCCGCGCAGGCCGGGGCCGCCACGACCGCCGAGCGCCTCGGGCTGGACACGGCCCGCGAGAAGCTCGTCGTCCGTGATGTGGTGAAGGACGCCGACGGCACCGTGCACACGCGCTACGAGCGCACGTACGCGGGCATCCCGGTCCTCGGCGGCGACCTGGTCGTCCACACCTCCAAGGACGGCCGCACCAAGGGCGTCACCAAGGCGACCCACGCGAAGATCGCCGTCGCGAGCACCGAAGCCGCCCTCGCACCGGCCGCCGCCCGCAAGGGCGCCCTGGCCGCTGCGGCCGCCGAGGAGGAGGTGACCGGCACCCCGTCCGCCGTCGCGCCCCGCAAGGTCATATGGGCCGCGAGCGGCAAGCCGACGCTGGCGTACGAGACGGTCGTCCACGGCCTCCAGCACGACGGCACCCCGAGCGAGCTGCACGTCATCACGGACGCCGCGACCGGCAAGGAGCTGTACTCCTACCAGGCGGTCGAGACCGGCAGCGGCACCAGCCAGTACAGCGGCACCGTCCCGCTCGGCACCACGGCCACCGGCTCCGGCTACACGCTGACCGACGCCGCCCGCGGCGGCCACAGGACGTACGACCTGAACGGCGGCACGTCCGGCACCGGCACGCTGTTCACCGACGCCGACGACACGTGGGGCAACGGCCTGCCGACCAACCGTCAGACGGCGGCCGTGGACGCCCACTACGGCGCCGCGCTCACCTGGGACTTCTACAAGTCGGAGCTGGGCCGCAACGGCATCGCGGGCGACGGCAAGGCCGCCTACTCGCGCGTCCACTACGGCAACGCGTACGTCAACGCCTTCTGGCAGGACAGCTGCTTCTGCATGACGTACGGCGACGGCGCCAACAACGCCCGGCCGCTGACCTCCATCGACGTGGCCGGCCACGAGATGACCCACGGCCTGACCTCCCGCACCGCGGGCCTGCGCTACAGCGGCGAGTCCGGCGGCCTCAACGAGGCCACCAGCGACATCCTCGGCACCTCCGTCGAGTTCCACGCCAACAACCCGAACGACCCGGGCGACTACCTCATCGGCGAGAAGATCGACATCCGGGGCAACGGCACCCCGCTGCGCTACATGGACAAGCCCAGCAAGGACGGCAGCTCGGCCGACTTCTGGTCGCGCTCCGTGGCCCGCATGGACGTGCACCACTCCTCGGGCGTCGGCAACCACTTCTTCTACCTGCTGTCCGAGGGCAGCGGCGCCAAGACGATCAACGGCGTCAGCTACGACTCGCCGACCTACGACGGCACGCCCGTCACCGGCATCGGCCGCGTCAAGGCCTACCAGATCTGGTACAAGGCCCTGTCGGTCTACATGACGTCCAGCACCAACTACGCGGGCGCCCGCACGGCGACGCTCCAGGCGGCTACCGACCTGTACGGCGCGAACAGCGCCGAGTACCAGGCCGTCGCCAAGGCCTGGGCCGCCGTCAACGTGAAGTAA
- a CDS encoding helix-turn-helix domain-containing protein, producing the protein MSADGTWSIGELAERAGTTVKTVRFYSELGLLPETSRSAGGHRRYGPGALDRLLLIRSLRGLDLPVAEVGRVLDREDAMDDALEDAVAGKLRELGSRMAELRWREAALRLVRDCPAEERADRLRLIGALDSPPSTAPVARFLRRVLPPRLPSRLVASITDAAVPAPPDDPTPGQVLAFARLHALAADAAGTVSVCRPVASVPDGTCRPAVLYDGLTEAFALAAPDVRAGRAPSGGEALDCFVAAHAGMRGARDTPEFRRRLSRYLDDVAHPRVDRFWRLTAEAAATPEPTFGALDDWLRAALARQVTDPAI; encoded by the coding sequence GTGTCCGCCGACGGGACGTGGAGCATCGGGGAGCTCGCCGAACGGGCGGGCACCACCGTGAAGACGGTGCGGTTCTACTCGGAGCTCGGGCTGCTGCCGGAGACCTCCCGCAGCGCGGGCGGCCACCGCCGGTACGGGCCGGGGGCGTTGGACCGGCTGCTGCTGATCCGGTCGCTGCGCGGCCTGGACCTGCCCGTCGCGGAGGTGGGCCGGGTCCTGGACCGTGAGGACGCCATGGACGATGCCCTGGAGGACGCCGTCGCGGGCAAGCTGCGCGAACTGGGCTCCCGCATGGCGGAGTTGCGGTGGCGCGAGGCGGCCCTGCGGCTGGTGCGGGACTGCCCCGCCGAGGAGCGCGCCGACCGGCTGCGGCTGATCGGGGCGCTGGACTCGCCGCCGAGCACGGCTCCGGTGGCGCGGTTCCTGCGGCGGGTGCTGCCGCCGCGGCTGCCGTCCCGGCTCGTCGCGTCGATCACGGACGCGGCGGTCCCGGCGCCGCCCGACGACCCGACTCCCGGGCAGGTCCTGGCCTTCGCGCGGCTCCACGCCCTGGCGGCGGACGCCGCGGGCACGGTCAGCGTGTGCCGCCCCGTCGCGAGTGTCCCGGACGGGACGTGCCGGCCCGCGGTGCTGTACGACGGGCTCACCGAGGCGTTCGCGCTGGCCGCGCCGGACGTACGGGCCGGGCGGGCGCCGTCCGGCGGCGAGGCGCTGGACTGCTTCGTGGCGGCCCACGCCGGGATGCGCGGCGCCCGGGACACCCCGGAGTTCCGGCGGCGCCTGAGCCGGTACCTCGACGACGTGGCGCACCCCCGCGTCGACCGCTTCTGGCGGCTCACCGCCGAGGCGGCCGCCACCCCGGAGCCGACGTTCGGCGCCCTGGACGACTGGCTGCGCGCGGCGCTGGCCCGTCAGGTGACGGACCCGGCGATCTGA